From one Thalassobaculum sp. OXR-137 genomic stretch:
- a CDS encoding PRC-barrel domain-containing protein yields MIKKMLATTALVALMSGPAIAASDAQTNMRFESVDTIGAKQIRGYLASNLMGHSVYASTAEDADRIGEIDDAIVGEDGSIKAVIIGVGGFLGMGEKNVAVDFSRLSFEKAGDDEYRLVSALTKEELEKAGAYEAPERTTSLDDKTPTTKESTANNVPATSTVAAVDKDATTTATEPKNNRESFMEGRKKLSSEKIEAATLDGAWAYDTKFNHIGEVGEVLVTADGKIDAMVVDVGGFLGLGEKPVAMAFKEVEMYRNESDEIAVIVPYTEEQLDTATAYDADGYAKKTEGMLLTPMN; encoded by the coding sequence ATGATCAAGAAGATGCTCGCCACCACGGCGCTCGTCGCACTGATGTCGGGCCCGGCGATCGCTGCCTCCGACGCTCAGACCAACATGCGCTTCGAATCCGTCGACACGATCGGCGCCAAGCAGATCCGCGGCTATCTCGCGTCCAACCTGATGGGTCACTCCGTCTACGCGTCCACCGCCGAAGATGCCGACCGGATCGGTGAAATCGACGACGCCATCGTCGGCGAGGACGGCTCGATCAAGGCCGTGATCATCGGCGTCGGCGGGTTCCTGGGCATGGGCGAGAAGAACGTCGCCGTCGACTTCAGCCGTCTCTCCTTCGAGAAGGCCGGCGACGACGAGTACCGTCTGGTCTCCGCCCTGACCAAGGAAGAGCTGGAGAAGGCCGGCGCCTACGAGGCTCCGGAGCGCACCACGTCCCTGGACGACAAGACCCCGACAACGAAGGAGTCGACGGCGAACAACGTGCCGGCGACCTCGACCGTCGCCGCGGTGGACAAGGATGCGACCACCACGGCTACCGAGCCGAAGAACAACCGCGAGTCCTTCATGGAAGGCCGCAAGAAGCTCAGCTCCGAGAAGATCGAGGCGGCAACCCTCGACGGTGCCTGGGCCTATGACACCAAGTTCAACCATATCGGCGAAGTCGGTGAGGTTCTGGTGACGGCCGACGGCAAGATTGACGCGATGGTCGTCGATGTCGGCGGGTTCCTCGGCCTCGGCGAGAAGCCGGTGGCGATGGCCTTCAAGGAGGTCGAGATGTACCGCAACGAGTCCGATGAGATCGCGGTGATCGTTCCGTACACCGAGGAGCAGCTCGACACGGCCACGGCCTACGACGCCGACGGCTACGCCAAGAAGACCGAGGGCATGCTGCTGACCCCTATGAACTGA
- a CDS encoding TRAP transporter large permease subunit: MDAGIITLILFVLLLGLLASGLWVAPTLIAVGYLALGVFSPAPAGTLLASTVWDASWNWALTALPLFVWMGEILFRTRLSSDMFNGLAPWTSRLPGGLLHVNILGCGVMAAVAGSSAVTCATVGRMSMPELRKRGYDEGLAIGTLAGSGTLGLLIPPSIMLIVYGVVAQVSISRLFIAGIVPGIMIIAIFMTYVGIRATLNPSLAPKPDRHLSFGEKLWASRFLIPVMGLIFVVLGSIYGGFATPTEAATIGVVGALVLAAVSRSLTWSSFMESLMGAVRTSCMIAFILAGAAFLSIAMGFTGVPRVLAGYVDAWNLSPFALIALLTVLYIFLGCFLDGVSMMVLTAAVVLPMVEKAGIDLLWFGIFTVIVVEMAQITPPVGFNLFVLQGMTGRDILKVTKAAMPFFALMLFGILLITLVPEIVLGPVQFMLAK, encoded by the coding sequence ATGGACGCCGGGATCATCACACTCATCCTCTTCGTCCTGCTGCTGGGCCTGCTGGCCTCGGGCCTGTGGGTCGCGCCGACGCTGATCGCGGTCGGATACCTGGCGCTCGGGGTGTTCTCGCCGGCGCCGGCGGGCACGCTGCTCGCCAGCACCGTGTGGGACGCGAGCTGGAACTGGGCGCTGACGGCGCTGCCGCTGTTCGTGTGGATGGGCGAGATCCTGTTCCGAACGCGATTGTCGTCGGACATGTTCAACGGGCTCGCTCCCTGGACCTCGCGCCTCCCGGGCGGGCTGCTGCACGTCAACATCCTGGGCTGCGGCGTCATGGCGGCGGTCGCCGGATCCAGCGCCGTCACCTGCGCCACGGTCGGCCGCATGTCGATGCCGGAGTTGCGCAAGCGCGGCTACGACGAGGGGCTGGCGATCGGCACGCTGGCCGGATCCGGTACCCTGGGCCTGCTGATCCCGCCGTCGATCATGCTGATCGTCTACGGTGTCGTCGCCCAGGTCTCGATCTCGCGGCTGTTCATCGCCGGCATCGTGCCGGGCATCATGATCATCGCGATCTTCATGACCTATGTGGGGATCCGGGCGACGCTGAACCCCAGCCTGGCGCCGAAGCCGGACCGGCATCTGAGCTTTGGCGAGAAGCTGTGGGCGTCGCGCTTCCTGATTCCGGTCATGGGGCTGATCTTCGTCGTGCTCGGCTCGATCTACGGCGGGTTCGCCACGCCGACCGAGGCGGCGACCATCGGCGTGGTCGGCGCCCTGGTCCTGGCGGCGGTCAGCCGCTCGCTGACCTGGAGCTCCTTCATGGAGAGCCTGATGGGGGCGGTGCGGACCTCCTGCATGATCGCCTTCATCCTGGCGGGGGCGGCGTTCCTGTCGATCGCCATGGGCTTCACCGGCGTGCCCCGCGTGCTGGCGGGCTACGTGGACGCCTGGAACCTGTCGCCCTTCGCGCTGATCGCGCTGCTGACGGTGCTCTACATCTTCCTCGGCTGCTTCCTCGACGGCGTGTCGATGATGGTGCTGACGGCGGCCGTGGTGCTGCCGATGGTGGAGAAGGCGGGGATCGACCTGCTGTGGTTCGGCATCTTCACGGTGATCGTGGTGGAGATGGCGCAGATCACGCCGCCGGTCGGCTTCAACCTGTTCGTCCTTCAGGGCATGACAGGGCGGGACATCCTGAAGGTGACCAAGGCGGCGATGCCGTTCTTCGCGCTCATGCTGTTCGGCATTCTCCTCATCACCCTGGTGCCGGAAATCGTGCTGGGTCCGGTGCAGTTCATGCTGGCCAAATAG
- a CDS encoding TRAP transporter small permease, producing the protein MRQALDRLYLWSGYLSAIFLVGIALTIIAQVVARFFPKHIVVDSTESAGFCLAASTFLGLAYTFRHGAHIRVTLLTRLATGLADRLAHLWSLAVFAVIMGFMTYYSVDLVYFSYKFHDISPGLLAIPFWIPRSAMALGSLILLIALIDEIVSVALGKTPSYVENDMQAYEAHDDTPAVLDRERG; encoded by the coding sequence ATGCGCCAAGCTCTCGACCGGCTCTATCTCTGGAGCGGCTATCTGTCGGCCATTTTTCTGGTGGGGATCGCGCTGACGATCATCGCCCAGGTCGTCGCCCGCTTCTTTCCCAAGCACATCGTCGTGGATTCCACCGAGAGCGCCGGCTTCTGCCTGGCGGCCTCGACGTTTCTCGGCCTTGCCTACACCTTTCGCCACGGCGCCCATATCCGGGTCACGCTGCTGACCCGGCTGGCGACGGGGCTGGCCGACCGTCTGGCCCATCTGTGGAGCCTCGCGGTGTTCGCCGTGATCATGGGCTTCATGACGTACTATTCGGTCGACCTGGTCTATTTCTCCTACAAATTCCACGACATAAGCCCGGGCCTCCTGGCCATACCCTTCTGGATCCCGCGCTCGGCCATGGCGCTCGGCTCGCTGATCCTGCTGATCGCCCTGATCGACGAGATCGTCAGCGTCGCCCTCGGCAAAACGCCGAGCTACGTGGAGAACGACATGCAGGCCTACGAGGCCCATGACGACACCCCCGCCGTTCTGGATCGGGAGCGTGGCTGA
- a CDS encoding TRAP transporter substrate-binding protein: MSAVVGASIALTAGSASAAEWIMASGYPDSNFHTQNIKKFIEEVEATTSLKIQLNSNDTLIKHDAIKTALQRGQIPIGEIRLGVYGNEDPMYVLAGLPFIAANYTEAWLLKDMQKGYFDKIFAEQGLRILYYAPWPGQGFYTKFPVNGVEDFKDKKLRIYSTATQQMGEMLGFNATILPFAEIPQAFSTGLIEALFTSPQTGIDIQAWDNTSNFTYAGAIFSKNAVVVNESYFSALPVEEQMAILKAAEAAELRGWEMSAQTTAAQMKTLQDNGMATASAPPTVIAKMKEIGKVMMDNWRKDASPEAAAVLDRYLALQ; the protein is encoded by the coding sequence ATGTCGGCGGTGGTCGGCGCCTCCATCGCCCTGACGGCCGGGTCGGCCTCGGCGGCGGAGTGGATCATGGCGTCCGGCTATCCGGACAGCAACTTCCACACCCAGAACATCAAGAAGTTCATCGAGGAGGTCGAAGCCACGACCTCGCTGAAGATTCAGCTCAACTCGAACGACACGCTGATCAAGCACGACGCCATCAAGACGGCGCTGCAGCGTGGCCAGATCCCGATCGGCGAAATCCGCCTCGGCGTCTACGGCAACGAGGATCCGATGTACGTCCTCGCCGGCCTGCCCTTCATCGCCGCCAACTACACCGAGGCGTGGCTGCTGAAGGACATGCAGAAGGGCTATTTCGACAAGATCTTCGCCGAGCAGGGTCTGCGGATCCTGTACTACGCCCCGTGGCCGGGCCAGGGCTTCTACACCAAGTTCCCGGTGAACGGTGTGGAGGACTTCAAGGACAAGAAGCTGCGCATCTACTCCACCGCCACCCAGCAGATGGGCGAGATGCTCGGCTTCAACGCCACCATCCTGCCCTTCGCTGAAATCCCGCAGGCCTTCTCCACCGGCCTGATCGAGGCGCTGTTCACCAGCCCGCAGACCGGTATCGACATCCAGGCCTGGGACAACACCTCCAACTTCACCTATGCCGGCGCGATCTTCTCCAAGAACGCCGTCGTGGTGAACGAGTCCTACTTCTCGGCTCTGCCGGTCGAGGAGCAGATGGCCATCCTGAAGGCCGCCGAGGCCGCCGAGCTGCGCGGCTGGGAGATGAGCGCGCAGACCACCGCCGCGCAGATGAAGACCCTCCAGGACAACGGCATGGCCACCGCCAGCGCCCCGCCGACCGTCATCGCCAAGATGAAGGAAATCGGCAAGGTGATGATGGACAACTGGCGCAAGGACGCCAGCCCCGAGGCCGCCGCGGTTCTCGACCGCTACCTCGCGCTGCAGTAA
- the hmgA gene encoding homogentisate 1,2-dioxygenase, whose amino-acid sequence MNEQSTRIFRAASRAKYNEGYMPGFGNDFETEALEGALPIGQNSPQRCPYGLYAEQLSGTPFTAPRETNKRSWLYRMRPTVQHIGDMTRIELPHWRSAPTVGESDLPLAPMRWDPAPIPADAGTFLTGMRTISTGGDVHTQTGFAIHTYAVTESMDAEVFWNADGEMLVVPELGALRIFTEMGVLDIAPGEIAVLPRGIKFKVMLAGDDQARGYICENYGDHFTCPERGPIGANCLANRRDFLSPVAAYERRDGTAHRIVVKWGGSFNACEIDHSPLDVVAWHGNYAPYKYNLRHFSPVGPILNDHADPSIFTVLTAPSGTPGTANIDFVIFPPRWLVAEDSFRPPWYHMNVMSEFMGLIEGVYDAKPQGFVPGGMSLHNMMLPHGPDAEAFYGASVKELTPQKLENTLAFMFETRFPQQLTRYAAALPTLQVKYPDCWRPLRNHFDPDRPVWNGD is encoded by the coding sequence ATGAACGAGCAATCGACCCGCATCTTCCGCGCCGCCAGCCGGGCGAAATACAACGAAGGCTACATGCCCGGCTTCGGCAACGACTTCGAGACCGAGGCGCTCGAGGGCGCGCTGCCGATCGGCCAGAACTCGCCGCAGCGCTGCCCCTACGGTCTGTATGCCGAGCAGCTTTCCGGCACGCCCTTCACCGCGCCGCGCGAGACCAACAAGCGCTCCTGGCTCTACCGGATGCGGCCGACGGTTCAGCATATCGGCGACATGACGCGGATCGAGCTGCCGCACTGGCGCTCCGCCCCGACGGTTGGGGAGAGCGACCTGCCGCTGGCGCCGATGCGCTGGGACCCCGCCCCGATTCCGGCCGATGCCGGCACCTTCCTGACCGGCATGCGCACCATCTCCACCGGCGGCGACGTGCATACCCAGACCGGCTTCGCCATCCACACCTACGCGGTGACCGAGAGCATGGACGCCGAGGTGTTCTGGAACGCCGATGGCGAGATGCTGGTGGTGCCCGAACTCGGGGCGTTGCGGATCTTCACCGAAATGGGCGTGCTCGACATCGCGCCGGGCGAGATCGCGGTGCTGCCGCGCGGCATCAAGTTCAAGGTCATGCTCGCGGGTGACGATCAGGCACGCGGCTATATCTGCGAGAATTACGGCGACCACTTCACCTGTCCGGAACGCGGGCCGATCGGGGCGAACTGCCTGGCCAACCGGCGCGACTTCCTCTCCCCCGTGGCCGCCTATGAGCGGCGCGACGGCACCGCCCACCGGATCGTCGTCAAATGGGGCGGCAGCTTCAACGCCTGCGAGATCGACCACTCGCCCCTGGACGTGGTGGCGTGGCACGGCAACTACGCGCCGTACAAGTACAACCTGCGCCATTTCTCGCCGGTCGGGCCGATCCTGAACGACCACGCCGATCCGTCGATCTTCACGGTACTAACGGCGCCCTCGGGCACGCCGGGGACGGCGAATATCGACTTCGTGATCTTCCCGCCGCGCTGGCTGGTGGCCGAGGACAGCTTCCGGCCGCCCTGGTACCACATGAACGTGATGAGCGAGTTCATGGGGCTGATCGAGGGCGTGTACGACGCCAAGCCCCAGGGCTTCGTGCCGGGCGGCATGTCGCTGCACAACATGATGCTGCCCCACGGACCCGACGCGGAGGCGTTCTACGGCGCGTCGGTGAAGGAGCTGACGCCGCAGAAGCTGGAGAACACCCTGGCCTTCATGTTCGAGACCCGGTTCCCGCAGCAGCTTACCCGCTACGCCGCTGCGCTGCCGACCCTGCAGGTGAAATATCCCGACTGCTGGCGGCCGCTGCGCAACCATTTCGACCCGGACCGGCCGGTCTGGAACGGGGACTAG
- a CDS encoding c-type cytochrome — translation MHRFLITLAAAGLNLLCVSSISLAADTPVERGAYLMNAVAACGNCHTPFGPQGPDMSKALSGRLMEDNAVWTVYASNITPDMETGIGGWSDAEIVRAIREGVRPDGSVIGPPMPIGLYRGMSDADAMALVAYLRSLPAVKNETPASVYRVPVPPSWGPPVGHVAAPDPADAVAYGGYLAGPVAHCVECHSSPGATGAPDVVNALGGGGLKFQGPWGESVAPNLTPLGLADWTDAEIATAVRSGVAKDGRKLLPPMGYGYYAHMSDSDMAAIIAYLRSLPEK, via the coding sequence ATGCATCGTTTTCTTATCACCCTGGCTGCGGCCGGGCTGAACCTCCTGTGCGTTTCCTCCATCTCCCTGGCCGCCGACACACCGGTCGAGCGCGGCGCCTATCTGATGAACGCGGTGGCCGCCTGCGGCAACTGTCACACCCCGTTCGGCCCGCAGGGTCCCGACATGAGCAAAGCGCTCTCCGGCCGGCTGATGGAAGACAACGCCGTCTGGACGGTCTACGCCTCCAACATCACGCCGGACATGGAAACCGGCATCGGCGGCTGGAGCGACGCGGAGATCGTCCGCGCCATCCGCGAGGGTGTGCGGCCCGACGGCAGCGTGATCGGCCCGCCGATGCCCATCGGCCTGTATCGTGGGATGTCGGACGCCGACGCGATGGCGCTGGTGGCCTATCTACGCAGCCTCCCGGCGGTGAAGAACGAAACCCCGGCGAGCGTCTACCGGGTGCCGGTGCCGCCGAGCTGGGGGCCGCCGGTCGGTCATGTCGCCGCGCCGGATCCGGCGGATGCCGTCGCCTATGGCGGCTATCTGGCGGGCCCGGTCGCCCATTGCGTGGAGTGTCACTCAAGCCCCGGCGCCACCGGCGCGCCGGACGTCGTGAATGCGCTCGGCGGCGGCGGGCTGAAGTTCCAGGGCCCGTGGGGCGAGAGCGTGGCGCCGAACCTGACGCCGCTCGGCCTGGCCGACTGGACCGACGCGGAGATCGCCACAGCGGTACGCTCCGGCGTGGCCAAGGACGGCCGCAAGCTGCTGCCGCCGATGGGCTACGGGTATTACGCGCACATGTCCGACAGCGACATGGCGGCGATCATCGCGTATTTGCGGTCTTTGCCGGAGAAATGA
- a CDS encoding transketolase — MAKRAANAVPGGGLIDPQKLEIMTALERKVLWLAMWTIHNANHIRDSRDGLKVGGHQASCASLNTIMSALYFDVLRPQDRVAVKPHASPVFHAIQYMMGRQSVDQLQRFRGYGGAQSYPSRTKDADEVDFSTGSVGLGVAMTLFSSMVQDYVRMQHLVQDPERAGEAPGRMVALVGDAELDEGNVYEAMLEGWKYDVRNLWWVIDYNRQSLDGVVSDGLFQKIRQFFGTVDWEVVMLKYGKRLERVFTQPGGDTLRNWIDECPNDLYSALTFKGGAGEPGVWRDHLKKDLRGVTGIKAILEDHDDVELHKLMTNLAGQDMEAVLEAFHGVTDDRPRCFIAYTVKGYNTPLGGHKDNHSGLMTPDQMARFKADHGIEDGEEWEPFAKAGVDEGTLREFVQVVDFNAPGSRIHKADKVEIPSVLPIRGQKTISTQMAFGSVLHELSRGNSALASRIVTTSPDVTVSTNLGAWVNQRGIFSLDVRNDVFRQEQVASAQKWMRHGGGQHMELGIAENNLFILLAALGLSGPLFGTRLLPVGTLYDPFIARGLDALNYACYQDARFMLVATPSGVTLAPEGGAHQSISTPLIGLGQPGLTSFEPAYADELAQIMRWGFEHMQEEKGGSVYLRLSTRSLEQPDRKLDDEMIADILAGAYWQVEPGPEAELALVYTGAVAPEVMAAYEQMADDIPGLGVLAVPSVDRLYHGWQKSLRGRNGSGPGSSHVEKVLSKLAPGASLVTAQDGHPATLSWLGSATGRRVYPLGVTGFGQSGDIPDVYAHYGIDTASIVDMAATACLGR; from the coding sequence ATGGCGAAGCGGGCAGCGAACGCGGTCCCTGGCGGCGGTCTCATCGACCCCCAGAAGCTCGAGATCATGACCGCGCTGGAACGCAAGGTCCTGTGGCTGGCGATGTGGACAATCCACAACGCCAACCACATCCGCGACAGCCGCGACGGGCTCAAGGTCGGCGGCCACCAGGCGTCCTGCGCCTCGCTCAACACCATCATGAGCGCGCTGTATTTCGACGTGCTGCGCCCGCAGGACCGGGTCGCCGTGAAGCCCCATGCCAGCCCGGTCTTCCACGCCATCCAGTACATGATGGGCCGCCAGTCGGTGGACCAGCTCCAGCGCTTCCGCGGCTATGGCGGTGCCCAGTCCTATCCGTCGCGCACCAAGGATGCCGACGAGGTCGATTTCTCCACCGGCTCGGTCGGTCTCGGCGTGGCGATGACGCTGTTCTCCTCCATGGTGCAGGACTATGTCCGCATGCAGCACCTGGTCCAGGACCCGGAGCGCGCCGGCGAGGCGCCCGGCCGCATGGTCGCCCTGGTGGGTGATGCCGAGCTCGACGAGGGCAACGTCTACGAGGCGATGCTGGAGGGCTGGAAATACGACGTCCGGAACCTGTGGTGGGTGATCGACTACAACCGCCAGAGCCTGGACGGGGTGGTCTCCGACGGCCTTTTCCAGAAGATCCGCCAGTTCTTCGGCACGGTGGACTGGGAAGTCGTCATGCTGAAATACGGCAAGCGGCTGGAGCGGGTCTTCACCCAGCCAGGCGGCGACACCTTGCGCAACTGGATCGACGAATGCCCGAACGACCTCTACTCGGCCCTCACCTTCAAGGGCGGGGCGGGGGAGCCGGGCGTGTGGCGCGACCACCTGAAGAAGGACCTGCGCGGCGTCACCGGCATCAAGGCGATCCTGGAGGATCACGACGACGTCGAGCTGCACAAGCTGATGACCAACCTGGCCGGCCAGGACATGGAGGCGGTGCTCGAGGCGTTCCACGGCGTCACCGACGACCGGCCGCGCTGCTTCATCGCCTATACGGTCAAGGGCTACAACACCCCGCTCGGCGGCCATAAGGACAACCACTCCGGCCTGATGACCCCCGACCAGATGGCCCGCTTCAAGGCGGATCACGGTATCGAGGACGGCGAGGAGTGGGAGCCGTTCGCCAAGGCCGGGGTGGACGAGGGCACTCTGCGCGAGTTCGTGCAGGTGGTGGATTTCAACGCGCCGGGTTCGCGCATCCACAAGGCCGACAAGGTCGAGATCCCGTCGGTCCTGCCGATCCGCGGGCAGAAGACGATCTCCACCCAGATGGCCTTCGGCTCGGTGCTGCACGAGCTGTCGCGCGGCAACTCCGCCCTCGCCTCGCGCATCGTCACCACCTCGCCGGACGTGACGGTGTCGACCAATCTCGGCGCCTGGGTGAACCAGCGCGGCATCTTCTCCCTCGACGTGCGCAACGACGTGTTCCGCCAGGAGCAGGTGGCCTCGGCCCAGAAATGGATGCGCCACGGCGGCGGCCAGCACATGGAACTGGGCATCGCCGAGAACAACCTGTTCATCCTGCTGGCGGCGCTGGGCCTGTCCGGGCCGCTGTTCGGCACGCGGCTGCTGCCGGTGGGCACGCTGTACGATCCTTTCATCGCCCGCGGCCTGGATGCCCTGAACTACGCCTGCTATCAGGATGCCCGCTTCATGCTGGTCGCCACGCCGTCCGGCGTGACTCTGGCGCCGGAGGGTGGGGCGCACCAGTCGATCTCCACCCCGCTGATCGGTCTCGGCCAGCCGGGACTCACCAGTTTTGAGCCGGCCTATGCCGACGAGCTGGCGCAGATCATGCGCTGGGGCTTCGAGCACATGCAGGAAGAGAAGGGCGGCTCGGTCTATCTGCGCCTGTCCACCCGCTCCCTGGAGCAGCCGGACCGCAAGCTCGACGACGAGATGATCGCGGACATCCTGGCCGGCGCCTATTGGCAGGTCGAGCCGGGACCGGAGGCCGAGCTGGCGCTGGTCTATACCGGCGCGGTGGCCCCCGAGGTGATGGCGGCCTACGAGCAGATGGCCGACGACATTCCGGGCCTGGGCGTGCTGGCGGTGCCGTCGGTCGACCGGCTGTATCACGGCTGGCAGAAGAGCCTGCGTGGCCGCAATGGCAGCGGACCCGGGTCTAGCCATGTGGAGAAGGTGCTGTCGAAGCTGGCGCCGGGCGCGTCCCTGGTGACGGCCCAGGACGGCCACCCGGCGACCCTGAGCTGGCTCGGTTCCGCCACCGGCCGGCGGGTCTATCCGCTGGGCGTCACTGGGTTCGGCCAGTCAGGCGACATCCCGGACGTCTACGCCCATTACGGCATCGACACCGCGTCCATCGTGGATATGGCCGCGACGGCCTGTCTGGGGCGGTGA
- a CDS encoding OmpP1/FadL family transporter translates to MRIARAAAFATLLAFPVQDAAASGFQIREQSASKLGNAFAGAGSSGDDASILFYNPAGIALFDAPQAQAAVSPISPQIEFSGSATDATGGPVSRGDGGDAGSPVAVPSAYLVATISDRVNLGLALNVPFGLVTSYDDDWVGRYHAITSELQTVSITGVASLKISDRLSIGGGPVVTYAQSRLTNAIDFGSVCVGTIGLGPCSSFGALPQQADGKIDLQGSDWGMGATAGLLYEPVKGTRIGLSWRSQVRLKVEGDADFDVPANAAILTSGGAFTDSPGSAEVTLPETIGLSVHHDITDTVAVMGDVVWTGWSRFDELRFVFDNPAQPDAVTPQNWNDTIFVALGATWRPTDAWTLRTGVAYDQSPTEQNFRTPRMPDNDRYWVSLGADYRIDPRWTVSAGYTHIFVESSRMDHSEAAAGTLRGSYEGSIDVLTLGATLRF, encoded by the coding sequence ATGCGGATCGCCCGTGCGGCTGCCTTTGCCACGCTGTTGGCATTTCCGGTCCAGGACGCGGCGGCTTCCGGATTCCAGATCAGGGAACAGAGCGCCAGCAAGCTCGGCAATGCCTTCGCGGGGGCAGGCTCATCGGGCGACGATGCGTCCATCCTGTTCTACAACCCCGCCGGTATCGCGCTGTTCGACGCGCCCCAGGCCCAGGCTGCCGTCTCGCCGATCTCGCCGCAGATCGAGTTCAGCGGCTCGGCCACCGACGCCACGGGAGGCCCGGTATCGCGCGGGGACGGGGGCGACGCCGGGTCGCCGGTGGCCGTTCCGAGCGCCTATCTGGTCGCGACGATCTCCGACCGGGTCAATCTCGGTCTGGCGCTCAACGTGCCGTTCGGCCTCGTCACCTCCTATGACGACGACTGGGTCGGTCGCTACCACGCGATCACCTCGGAACTTCAGACCGTGTCGATCACCGGGGTCGCCTCGCTGAAGATCAGCGACCGGCTCAGCATCGGCGGCGGGCCGGTCGTCACCTACGCTCAGTCGCGGCTGACGAACGCGATCGATTTCGGGTCGGTCTGCGTCGGCACGATCGGTCTCGGACCCTGTTCTTCTTTCGGTGCCCTGCCGCAGCAGGCGGACGGGAAAATCGACCTGCAGGGCAGCGACTGGGGCATGGGGGCGACCGCGGGACTCCTCTACGAACCGGTGAAGGGCACCCGGATCGGGCTGTCCTGGCGCAGTCAGGTCCGGCTGAAGGTCGAGGGCGACGCCGATTTCGACGTGCCGGCCAATGCCGCCATCCTGACCTCCGGCGGCGCCTTTACCGATTCCCCAGGATCGGCCGAGGTCACCTTGCCGGAGACCATCGGCCTCAGCGTCCATCATGACATCACCGACACGGTCGCCGTCATGGGGGACGTGGTCTGGACCGGATGGAGCCGCTTCGACGAGCTGCGGTTCGTCTTCGACAACCCGGCCCAGCCGGACGCGGTGACCCCGCAGAACTGGAACGACACGATCTTCGTCGCTCTGGGCGCGACCTGGCGCCCGACCGACGCCTGGACCTTGCGGACGGGCGTCGCCTACGATCAGAGCCCGACGGAGCAGAACTTCCGCACGCCACGGATGCCGGACAACGACCGGTACTGGGTCTCCCTCGGCGCCGACTACCGGATCGATCCGCGCTGGACGGTGTCGGCCGGCTACACCCATATCTTCGTCGAGAGCTCCAGGATGGATCACTCGGAGGCTGCCGCCGGCACGCTGCGCGGTTCCTACGAGGGCTCGATCGACGTTCTCACCCTCGGAGCGACCTTGCGCTTCTGA